In the genome of Quercus robur chromosome 3, dhQueRobu3.1, whole genome shotgun sequence, one region contains:
- the LOC126716478 gene encoding borneol dehydrogenase, mitochondrial-like produces the protein MGSFSVLPPEARRLEGKVALITGGASGLGAATARLFSKHGAKVVIADMQDELGHSVCNELNPQSTTFVHCDVTKETDVENAVNHAVSTYGKLDIMYNNAGIGGESKFNILDNTQADFENVLRINVVGAFLGTKHAARVMIPARKGCIINTASVCSIIGAVAPHAYTSSKHAVDGLMKNTAVELGHFGIRVNNVSPYVVLTPLTVDLFNLDEGGVARLYGNLKDKDLKPEDVADAALFLASDDSKYVSGHNLVIDGGFHVLNSGFSMYPQ, from the exons ATGGGAAGTTTCTCAGTACTCCCACCGGAAGCAAGAAG GCTAGAAGGAAAAGTAGCACTAATTACAGGTGGGGCTAGTGGCCTTGGTGCAGCCACTGCAAGACTATTCTCCAAACATGGAGCTAAAGTTGTAATCGCAGACATGCAAGATGAATTAGGTCACTCTGTATGCAATGAACTAAATCCTCAATCCACAACTTTTGTCCATTGTGATGTCACCAAAGAAACTGATGTGGAAAATGCTGTAAACCATGCTGTTTCCACGTACGGCAAGCTAGACATTATGTATAACAATGCTGGTATTGGTGGAGAATCCAAATTCAACATCCTTGACAACACTCAGGCTGATTTTGAGAATGTACTTAGAATCAACGTAGTAGGCGCTTTTCTTGGTACCAAACATGCAGCCCGTGTGATGATTCCAGCTCGCAAAGGATGTATAATCAATACTGCTAGCGTATGCTCAATCATAGGAGCGGTTGCACCGCATGCCTACACAAGCTCAAAACATGCTGTGGATGGATTAATGAAAAATACAGCAGTTGAGCTTGGACATTTTGGCATTCGTGTAAACAATGTGTCACCCTACGTGGTTCTTACACCTTTGACAGTGGATTTGTTTAATCTAGATGAGGGTGGAGTTGCCCGTCTTTATGGCAACCTCAAGGATAAAGATCTCAAGCCAGAGGATGTGGCTGACGCTGCACTCTTTCTTGCAAGTGATGACTCAAAATATGTGAGTGGACATAATCTTGTCATAGACGGAGGCTTCCACGTTTTGAATTCGGGCTTCTCTATGTATCCACAGTAA